One Chryseobacterium geocarposphaerae DNA window includes the following coding sequences:
- a CDS encoding bestrophin family protein, translated as MIVRQRTNWLKMLFIWRGSVLKKIIVQLFSITLFSLAIYFFKGKIFDYKVHLNPTIFTLIGLALAIFMGFCNTASYDRYWEGRKLWGLLVIETRSLTRQILSLVDGPQNEEKQKIVRMISAFCWSLNYQLRNKPGKEHLSRLLSPEQVEKLNGKKFIPGIILGFIADWIKEQNRKGNIDTIVLTQLDHQLNQFSSISGGCERILNTPLPFAYSVLLHRTVYFYCFWLPFGLVDTLGWMMPLIVGLISYTFIALDAIIQEIAEPFGEEENDLALNTICRTIEFSIFEQAEIPQEELKVPDSYFID; from the coding sequence ATGATTGTAAGACAGCGTACCAACTGGCTGAAAATGCTTTTTATATGGAGAGGTTCTGTATTAAAGAAAATTATTGTTCAGCTTTTTTCCATTACGTTGTTTTCTTTGGCCATCTATTTTTTCAAAGGAAAAATTTTTGATTACAAAGTTCATCTCAATCCGACTATTTTTACTTTGATCGGGCTGGCTCTTGCTATCTTTATGGGATTCTGCAATACAGCAAGCTATGACCGTTATTGGGAAGGAAGAAAACTTTGGGGATTGTTGGTGATTGAAACCCGGTCTTTAACCCGTCAAATTTTATCTTTGGTAGATGGACCGCAAAATGAGGAAAAGCAAAAAATTGTAAGAATGATTTCTGCTTTTTGCTGGTCTTTAAATTATCAATTAAGAAATAAACCAGGGAAAGAACATCTTTCGAGGCTGCTTTCTCCGGAGCAGGTAGAAAAGCTGAATGGGAAAAAATTTATTCCCGGTATTATTTTAGGATTTATTGCTGATTGGATCAAAGAGCAGAACAGAAAAGGAAATATTGATACCATTGTTTTAACGCAGCTCGATCATCAGTTGAATCAATTTTCGAGTATTTCCGGAGGTTGTGAAAGGATTTTAAATACACCATTACCCTTTGCATATAGTGTTTTACTGCATCGTACCGTATATTTTTACTGTTTTTGGCTTCCTTTTGGATTGGTTGATACATTGGGCTGGATGATGCCTCTGATTGTGGGTTTGATAAGTTATACCTTTATTGCATTAGATGCGATTATTCAGGAAATTGCAGAACCTTTTGGTGAAGAAGAAAATGACCTTGCCCTGAACACCATTTGCAGAACAATTGAGTTTTCTATTTTTGAGCAGGCAGAAATTCCACAAGAGGAGCTTAAGGTGCCGGACTCTTATTTTATTGATTAA
- a CDS encoding GAF domain-containing protein — protein MANLYKKDAPFQVYISFKKYLDVLEHIRYNDRLEYRANYAESLIEKTNNFQELKNGFQDVSLLDKYEDIIKLLLADLFPTGLTNNEIKAASIPLSNITFNYTERFKNILKEAGKDFEIELRNIDDDEFYVFCCCLILQTYFKRDIKSTLPFYYDIPNKQGIMKHYKITVNSDFSEVYPTQDAPIPPDAVIDMLLENLDDTALWKKYFPSKSWILSGFTIISLVDCTSEVALSDLKSTMIKIDPENLVPDENLKEIFKSYFDVSELNFGLMLFNKKEKRLENVPIYENVFTNHILDFWINTFDQEVRESTFNNLSHNSKPVVISNVDHLDHEIQKLPSFSILKNNNINSFMVIPIMKDNELLAIMEFTSPIAYSFNGLKLKKLEFFADMILFSLSRFTFERNNQIEAIIQREYTTIHDSVVWKFRNEAEKYYNAFLGRKMYTLKQISFKNLTPLFGFSDIRSSSEKRYNLMLEDLNEQIESLHDLFSLINSDSEKYLLALDIFENELNNDIKADTEQRFQRLLRDEIHPFLQGKLEIKSTKEVKSKIKDYFSKVFVQNHLFYNRRKNLDESITLVNRKLADILDENQIKAQQIFPHYYERFKSDGVEHNLYIGNTIAPELHYTSKVVHRLRYWQLKTVCTLEQEFQSFKTNLPVPLDIASLIFVYNEKVDIRFRMDEKRFDIDGAYNSYYEIIKKRLDKAHIKDSTERITCPGKVTIVYFGMENQKEYLDYISKLQKKNILHHDVEFLKVEDLQGITGLLALRVSILTQNMINQ, from the coding sequence TTGGCAAACCTTTATAAAAAAGACGCTCCATTTCAGGTTTACATATCATTCAAAAAGTATTTGGATGTGTTGGAACATATCCGTTATAATGACAGGTTAGAGTATCGTGCCAATTATGCCGAATCCCTGATCGAGAAGACCAACAATTTTCAGGAGCTGAAAAATGGCTTTCAGGATGTGTCCTTACTAGACAAATATGAGGATATTATCAAGCTTTTACTAGCCGACCTGTTTCCTACCGGTTTAACTAATAATGAAATAAAAGCGGCAAGTATTCCGCTTTCCAATATTACGTTCAATTATACCGAGCGATTCAAAAATATTCTGAAAGAAGCAGGAAAAGATTTTGAAATTGAGCTCAGAAACATTGATGATGATGAGTTTTATGTTTTCTGCTGCTGTCTCATCTTACAGACCTATTTCAAAAGAGATATCAAGTCCACACTACCCTTTTATTATGATATTCCCAATAAACAGGGAATCATGAAGCATTATAAAATCACGGTAAATTCCGATTTTTCGGAGGTTTATCCTACACAGGATGCTCCAATTCCCCCGGATGCTGTTATAGATATGCTTCTGGAAAATCTGGATGATACTGCATTATGGAAAAAATATTTCCCTTCAAAATCATGGATATTAAGCGGGTTTACCATTATTTCTCTGGTAGACTGCACCTCAGAAGTGGCGTTATCGGATTTAAAATCAACCATGATTAAAATTGATCCGGAGAATCTTGTTCCTGATGAAAATCTGAAGGAAATTTTCAAATCTTATTTTGATGTTTCTGAGCTTAATTTCGGGTTAATGCTTTTCAACAAAAAGGAAAAAAGACTGGAAAATGTTCCGATCTATGAGAACGTCTTTACCAATCATATTCTCGATTTCTGGATCAATACTTTTGATCAGGAGGTTAGGGAAAGTACGTTCAATAATCTGAGTCATAATTCCAAACCTGTTGTTATTTCAAATGTTGACCATTTAGATCATGAAATACAAAAACTTCCTTCCTTCAGTATATTAAAAAATAATAATATCAACAGCTTCATGGTAATCCCTATCATGAAAGACAATGAACTTCTTGCAATTATGGAGTTTACTTCTCCTATAGCATACAGTTTCAACGGACTGAAGCTCAAAAAGCTTGAATTCTTTGCGGATATGATTCTTTTCTCTTTAAGCAGGTTTACTTTTGAAAGAAATAACCAGATTGAAGCCATTATTCAAAGAGAATATACTACAATCCATGATAGTGTGGTATGGAAATTCAGAAACGAAGCCGAAAAGTATTACAATGCTTTTTTAGGTAGGAAAATGTATACATTGAAGCAGATTTCGTTTAAAAATCTGACTCCGCTTTTTGGTTTTTCTGATATCCGTTCTTCGTCTGAAAAGCGTTATAATTTAATGCTTGAAGATTTAAATGAACAGATAGAAAGTCTTCATGATCTTTTTTCGCTCATCAACTCAGATTCAGAAAAATATTTACTGGCATTAGATATTTTTGAAAACGAACTGAACAATGACATCAAAGCAGATACGGAGCAGCGTTTTCAAAGACTTTTAAGAGATGAAATCCATCCTTTTTTACAGGGAAAACTGGAAATAAAAAGTACTAAAGAAGTAAAATCTAAAATTAAAGACTATTTCTCAAAAGTATTCGTTCAAAATCATCTTTTCTATAACCGCAGAAAAAATCTGGATGAATCCATCACATTGGTCAACAGAAAACTGGCAGATATTCTGGATGAAAACCAAATTAAGGCACAGCAGATTTTTCCACATTATTATGAAAGATTTAAATCAGATGGTGTAGAACATAATCTCTATATTGGCAATACGATTGCTCCAGAACTACATTATACCTCAAAAGTAGTCCACAGATTGAGATACTGGCAATTGAAAACCGTTTGTACACTAGAACAGGAGTTTCAAAGCTTCAAAACAAACCTGCCTGTTCCTTTGGATATAGCCTCTTTAATATTTGTGTATAACGAGAAAGTTGATATCCGCTTCAGAATGGATGAAAAACGTTTTGATATAGATGGCGCTTATAATTCCTATTATGAGATCATTAAAAAACGTTTGGATAAAGCTCATATCAAAGATTCCACCGAAAGAATTACTTGCCCTGGAAAAGTTACCATAGTTTATTTCGGAATGGAAAATCAAAAAGAATATTTAGATTACATCAGTAAATTACAGAAAAAAAATATTCTTCACCATGATGTAGAATTTTTAAAAGTAGAAGATTTACAAGGGATTACAGGGCTTTTAGCGTTAAGGGTTTCTATTCTTACCCAAAATATGATTAATCAATAA
- a CDS encoding SH3 domain-containing protein: MKNFIRFFLILLLPFIVSCKDKNDKLKDGINISNSFIEDLDFNKYKYNGEYIEQIEVSSLEDLSFRNSFFQFLTSRNFDQGQYEQVFFIKLLLVRIQQLDDIRSYYFLSLIFNDQNLGYYLEDYELDLFQLFLYKPSYFIKGEYKYKQNKLVDYINHNLPQALLTNKDYFDKNIVDINFQKDALLISEDVVNKFSIPDLKKRIEQCEKIEAIFSPSYDTGWKNKTIMYYNLYRYIDDSILNKLDKNELSLYNIKYRPFFKSYIIKGENIEYFIHDNDGYTNLRKDKNTSSEVLEKINSGEQIEVLDQSSDWWLVKTKEGNKGYVHKSRIK; this comes from the coding sequence ATGAAGAATTTTATTAGATTTTTTCTTATCCTTCTCCTTCCATTTATTGTAAGCTGTAAAGACAAAAATGACAAATTAAAAGATGGAATCAATATTTCCAATTCATTTATTGAAGATTTAGATTTTAATAAATACAAGTATAACGGAGAATACATAGAACAGATAGAAGTCAGTTCTTTAGAAGATCTGTCTTTCAGAAATAGCTTTTTTCAATTTTTAACCAGTAGAAATTTTGATCAGGGTCAATATGAACAGGTGTTTTTTATCAAGCTGTTACTCGTTCGGATACAACAACTGGATGATATAAGATCTTATTATTTTTTATCACTTATTTTTAATGATCAGAATTTAGGGTATTACTTGGAAGATTATGAACTTGATTTATTTCAGTTATTTCTCTATAAACCTTCTTATTTTATTAAAGGAGAATATAAATACAAACAAAATAAACTCGTTGATTATATCAATCATAATCTTCCGCAGGCATTGCTGACCAATAAAGACTATTTTGATAAAAATATTGTAGATATTAATTTTCAAAAAGATGCCTTATTAATCAGTGAAGATGTTGTCAATAAATTTTCGATTCCAGACTTAAAAAAACGAATTGAGCAATGTGAAAAAATTGAAGCCATTTTTTCTCCATCTTATGATACTGGCTGGAAAAATAAAACAATAATGTATTATAATCTATACAGATATATTGATGATAGTATTTTGAATAAACTTGATAAAAATGAACTATCCCTTTACAATATAAAATATAGACCGTTTTTTAAATCTTATATCATTAAAGGTGAAAATATAGAATATTTTATCCACGACAATGATGGGTATACCAACCTAAGGAAAGATAAAAATACATCTTCTGAAGTTTTAGAAAAAATAAACTCAGGAGAGCAAATAGAAGTTCTAGATCAGTCAAGCGATTGGTGGTTAGTCAAAACCAAAGAAGGTAATAAAGGCTACGTTCATAAAAGCAGGATAAAATAA